The proteins below come from a single Penaeus monodon isolate SGIC_2016 chromosome 23, NSTDA_Pmon_1, whole genome shotgun sequence genomic window:
- the LOC119587664 gene encoding salivary glue protein Sgs-3-like, with product MPFTYPALMLLTHPPYTCPLSMLPSCPLPTLDSADQESSKEAQIKPCKRLQEKPNQAPPREAQSSASKRSPIKRLQEKPNQAPPREAQSSASKRSPIKRLQEKPNQAQSSASKRSPIKRLQEKPNQAQSSASKRSPIKRLQEKPNQAPPREAQSSASKRSPIKPNQAPPREAQSSASKRSPIKRLQEKPNQAPPREAQSSASKRSPIKRLQEKPNQAPPREAQSSASKRSPIKRLSKSPNQP from the exons ATGCCCTTTACTTATCCTGCCCTCATGCTCCTTACCCATCCCCCTTACACATGCCCCTTATCCATGCTGCCCTCATGCCCCTTACCCACGCTAG ACTCCGCGGACCAAGAGTCTTCAAAGGAAGCCCAAATCAAGCCATGTAAGCGCCTCCAAGAGAAGCCCAATCAAGCGCCTCCAAGAGAAGCCCAATCAAGCGCCTCCAAGAGAAGCCCAATCAAGCGCCTCCAAGAGAAGCCCAATCAAGCGCCTCCAAGAGAAGCCCAATCAAGCGCCTCCAAGAGAAGCCCAATCAAGCGCCTCCAAGAGAAGCCCAATCAAGCCCAATCAAGCGCCTCCAAGAGAAGCCCAATCAAGCGCCTCCAAGAGAAGCCCAATCAAGCCCAATCAAGCGCCTCCAAGAGAAGCCCAATCAAGCGCCTCCAAGAGAAGCCCAATCAAGCGCCTCCAAGAGAAGCCCAATCAAGCGCCTCCAAGAGAAGCCCAATCAAGCCCAATCAAGCGCCTCCAAGAGAAGCCCAATCAAGCGCCTCCAAGAGAAGCCCAATCAAGCGCCTCCAAGAGAAGCCCAATCAAGCGCCTCCAAGAGAAGCCCAATCAAGCGCCTCCAAGAGAAGCCCAATCAAGCGCCTCCAAGAGAAGCCCAATCAAGCGCCTCCAAGAGAAGCCCAATCAAGCGCCTCCAAGAGAAGCCCAATCAAGCGGCTCTCAAAAAGCCCGAATCAGCCTTAA